From a region of the Ovis aries strain OAR_USU_Benz2616 breed Rambouillet chromosome 10, ARS-UI_Ramb_v3.0, whole genome shotgun sequence genome:
- the PCDH8 gene encoding protocadherin-8 isoform X2, translating to MSPARRGGSPCLFPLQLFSLCWVLSVAQSKTVRYSTFEEDAPGTVIGTLAEDLHMKVSGDTSFRLMKQFNSSLIRVREGDGQLTVGDAGLDRERLCGQAPQCVLAFDVVSFSQEQFRLVHVEVSVRDINDHAPRFPRAQIPVEVSEGAAVGTRIPLEVPVDEDVGANGLQSVRLAEPHSPFRVELQTRADGAQCADLVLLQELDRESQATYSLGLVAQDGGRPPRSATAALSVRVLDANDHSPAFPQGAVAEVELAEDAPVGSLLLDLDAADPDEGPNGDVVFAFGARTPPEARRLFRLDPRSGRLTLAGPVDYERQDTYELDVRAQDRGPGPRAATCKVIVRLRDVNDNAPDISITPLAAPGAPAASPFPAAAAALGGAEATSSTGPGTPEAGAVSLVPEGAARESLVALVSTSDRDSGANGQVRCALYGHEHFRLQPAYAGSYLVVTAASLDRERISEYNLTLVAEDRGAPPLRTVRPYTVRVGDENDNAPLFTRPVYEVSVRENNPPGTYLATVAARDPDLGRNGQVTYRLLEAEVGRAGGAVSTYVSVDPATGAIYALRSFDYETLRQLDVRIQASDGGSPQLSSSALVQVRVLDQNDHAPILVHPAPANGSLEVVVPGRTAKDTTVARVQARDADEGANGELAFDLLQQEPREAFAIDRRTGEIVLTGDLSQEPPGQVFRALLVISDGGRPPLSTTATVSFVVTAGGGRGLASPAGAGNPERSRPPGSRLATSGPALQWDTPLIIIIVLAGSCTLLLAAIIAIATTCNRRKKEPYGASPGFGKEPAPPVAVWKGHSFNTISGREAEKFSGKDSGKGDSDFNDSDSDISGDALKKDLINHMQSGLWACTAECKLLGHSDRCWSPSCAGGPSTHASTHPPAQMSTFCKSTSLPRDPLRRDSYYQAQLPKTVGLQSVYEKVLHRDYDRTATLLSPPRPGRLPDLQEIGVPLYQSPPGRYLSPKKEANENV from the exons ATGAGTCCAGCCAGGCGCGGGGGCAGCCCCTGCCTTTTCCCCTTGCAGCTCTTCAGCCTCTGCTGGGTGCTCTCGGTGGCCCAGAGCAAGACTGTGAGATACAGCACCTTCGAGGAGGATGCCCCCGGCACGGTCATCGGGACCCTGGCCGAAGACCTGCATATGAAAGTGTCCGGAGACACAAGCTTCCGCCTGATGAAGCAGTTCAACAGCTCGCTGATCCGAGTGCGCGAGGGCGACGGGCAGCTGACCGTCGGGGACGCGGGCCTGGACCGAGAGCGGCTGTGCGGCCAGGCCCCTCAGTGCGTGCTGGCCTTCGACGTGGTCAGCTTCTCCCAGGAGCAGTTCCGGCTGGTGCACGTGGAGGTGTCGGTGAGGGACATCAACGACCATGCGCCGCGCTTCCCCCGGGCCCAGATTCCCGTGGAGGTGTCCGAGGGCGCGGCGGTGGGCACGCGCATCCCCCTGGAGGTGCCCGTGGACGAGGACGTGGGCGCCAACGGGCTGCAAAGCGTGCGCCTAGCCGAGCCCCACAGCCCCTTCCGCGTGGAGCTGCAGACGCGCGCGGACGGTGCCCAGTGCGCCGACTTGGTGCTGCTGCAGGAGCTGGACCGCGAGAGCCAGGCCACCTACAGCCTGGGGCTGGTGGCCCAGGACGGCGGCCGACCGCCGCGCTCCGCCACGGCCGCCCTCAGCGTGCGAGTGCTGGACGCCAACGACCACAGCCCGGCCTTCCCGCAGGGCGCCGTGGCCGAGGTGGAGCTGGCTGAGGACGCGCCAGTGGGCTCGCTCCTGCTAGACCTGGACGCGGCGGACCCCGACGAGGGCCCCAACGGCGACGTGGTGTTCGCCTTCGGGGCCCGCACCCCGCCCGAGGCGCGCCGCCTCTTCCGCCTGGACCCGCGCTCCGGCCGCCTCACCCTGGCGGGGCCCGTGGACTACGAGCGCCAGGACACTTACGAACTGGACGTGCGGGCGCAGGACCGCGGCCCCGGGCCCCGCGCCGCCACCTGCAAGGTCATCGTGCGGCTCCGCGACGTCAATGACAACGCTCCGGACATCTCCATCACCCCACTGGCCGCCCCGGGCGCGCCTGCTGCCTCGCCcttccccgccgccgccgccgctcttGGTGGGGCGGAGGCCACCTCGTCGACCGGGCCTGGGACGCCAGAGGCGGGCGCCGTCTCGCTGGTGCCGGAGGGGGCGGCGCGCGAGAGCCTGGTGGCGCTGGTCAGCACCTCGGACAGGGACTCGGGCGCCAACGGGCAGGTGCGCTGCGCCCTCTACGGGCACGAGCACTTCCGGCTGCAGCCGGCCTACGCGGGCAGCTACCTGGTGGTGACCGCCGCGTCCCTGGACCGCGAGCGCATCTCCGAGTACAACCTGACGCTGGTGGCCGAGGACCGCGGCGCGCCCCCGCTGCGCACAGTGCGGCCCTACACGGTGCGCGTGGGCGACGAGAACGACAACGCGCCGCTCTTCACGCGGCCGGTCTACGAGGTGTCAGTGCGCGAGAACAACCCGCCCGGGACCTACTTGGCCACGGTGGCCGCCAGGGACCCGGACCTGGGCCGCAACGGCCAGGTCACCTACCGGCTGCTGGAGGCCGAGGTGGGCCGGGCTGGGGGAGCCGTGTCCACTTACGTCTCCGTGGACCCAGCGACAGGGGCCATCTACGCGCTGCGCAGCTTCGACTACGAGACGCTTCGCCAGCTCGACGTGCGCATCCAGGCGAGCGACGGGGGCTCCCCTCAGCTCTCCAGCAGTGCCCTGGTGCAAGTGCGGGTGCTGGACCAGAACGACCACGCCCCGATCCTGGTGCACCCGGCGCCAGCCAACGGCTCCCTGGAAGTGGTGGTCCCCGGGCGCACAGCGAAGGACACGACGGTGGCGCGCGTGCAGGCCCGGGACGCAGACGAGGGTGCCAACGGGGAGCTGGCCTTCGACCTGCTGCAGCAGGAGCCGCGAGAAGCCTTCGCCATCGACCGCCGCACCGGGGAGATCGTGCTCACCGGCGACCTCTCGCAGGAGCCGCCCGGCCAAGTCTTCCGGGCACTGCTGGTCATATCCGACGGCGGCCGCCCCCCTCTCTCCACCACTGCCACCGTCAGCTTCGTGGTGACGGCGGGCGGCGGACGCGGGCTGGCGTCGCCGGCAGGCGCGGGGAACCCGGAGCGCTCGCGCCCGCCCGGCTCGCGGCTCGCGACGTCGGGGCCGGCGCTGCAGTGGGACACGCCGCTGATCATCATCATCGTGCTGGCCGGGAGCTGCACGCTGCTGCTGGCCGCCATCATCGCCATCGCCACCACCTGCAACCGCCGCAAGAAGGAG CCCTACGGCGCCTCCCCCGGCTTCGGCAAGGAGCCGGCGCCCCCTGTGGCTGTCTGGAAGGGACATTCCTTCAACACCATCTCTGGCCGGGAAGCAGAGAAGTTCAGCGGCAAAGACAGCGGCAAAGGGGACAGTGACTTCAACGACAGCGATTCCGACATCAGCGGGGACGCTCTGAAGAAGGACCTCATCAACCACATGCAGAGCG GCTTGTGGGCGTGCACCGCGGAGTGTAAGCTCCTGGGCCACTCTGACCGCTGCTGGAGCCCCTCCTGCGCTGGAGGGCCCAGCACACACGCCTCGACTCACCCCCCAGCCCAGATGTCGACCTTCTGCAAGAGCACGTCCCTGCCCCGGGATCCTCTGCGCAGGGACAGCTACTACCAGGCCCAGCTGCCCAAGACCGTGGGACTGCAGAGCGTCTACGAGAAGGTGCTGCACAGAGATTATGACAGGACAGCCACTCTGCTCTCCCCACCTCGGCCAGGGAGGCTCCCAGACTTGCAGGAGATCGGGGTGCCCTTGTATCAGTCCCCCCCTGGCAGGTACCTGTCCCCAAAGAAGGAAGCCAATGAAAATGTATAA
- the PCDH8 gene encoding protocadherin-8 isoform X1 yields MSPARRGGSPCLFPLQLFSLCWVLSVAQSKTVRYSTFEEDAPGTVIGTLAEDLHMKVSGDTSFRLMKQFNSSLIRVREGDGQLTVGDAGLDRERLCGQAPQCVLAFDVVSFSQEQFRLVHVEVSVRDINDHAPRFPRAQIPVEVSEGAAVGTRIPLEVPVDEDVGANGLQSVRLAEPHSPFRVELQTRADGAQCADLVLLQELDRESQATYSLGLVAQDGGRPPRSATAALSVRVLDANDHSPAFPQGAVAEVELAEDAPVGSLLLDLDAADPDEGPNGDVVFAFGARTPPEARRLFRLDPRSGRLTLAGPVDYERQDTYELDVRAQDRGPGPRAATCKVIVRLRDVNDNAPDISITPLAAPGAPAASPFPAAAAALGGAEATSSTGPGTPEAGAVSLVPEGAARESLVALVSTSDRDSGANGQVRCALYGHEHFRLQPAYAGSYLVVTAASLDRERISEYNLTLVAEDRGAPPLRTVRPYTVRVGDENDNAPLFTRPVYEVSVRENNPPGTYLATVAARDPDLGRNGQVTYRLLEAEVGRAGGAVSTYVSVDPATGAIYALRSFDYETLRQLDVRIQASDGGSPQLSSSALVQVRVLDQNDHAPILVHPAPANGSLEVVVPGRTAKDTTVARVQARDADEGANGELAFDLLQQEPREAFAIDRRTGEIVLTGDLSQEPPGQVFRALLVISDGGRPPLSTTATVSFVVTAGGGRGLASPAGAGNPERSRPPGSRLATSGPALQWDTPLIIIIVLAGSCTLLLAAIIAIATTCNRRKKEVRKGGPRREERPGAAGGGASAPGSPEEAARGAGPRPNMFDVLTFPGSGKAPFGSPAADAPPPAVAAAAEVPGSEGGGATGESACHFEGQQRLRGAHAEPYGASPGFGKEPAPPVAVWKGHSFNTISGREAEKFSGKDSGKGDSDFNDSDSDISGDALKKDLINHMQSGLWACTAECKLLGHSDRCWSPSCAGGPSTHASTHPPAQMSTFCKSTSLPRDPLRRDSYYQAQLPKTVGLQSVYEKVLHRDYDRTATLLSPPRPGRLPDLQEIGVPLYQSPPGRYLSPKKEANENV; encoded by the exons ATGAGTCCAGCCAGGCGCGGGGGCAGCCCCTGCCTTTTCCCCTTGCAGCTCTTCAGCCTCTGCTGGGTGCTCTCGGTGGCCCAGAGCAAGACTGTGAGATACAGCACCTTCGAGGAGGATGCCCCCGGCACGGTCATCGGGACCCTGGCCGAAGACCTGCATATGAAAGTGTCCGGAGACACAAGCTTCCGCCTGATGAAGCAGTTCAACAGCTCGCTGATCCGAGTGCGCGAGGGCGACGGGCAGCTGACCGTCGGGGACGCGGGCCTGGACCGAGAGCGGCTGTGCGGCCAGGCCCCTCAGTGCGTGCTGGCCTTCGACGTGGTCAGCTTCTCCCAGGAGCAGTTCCGGCTGGTGCACGTGGAGGTGTCGGTGAGGGACATCAACGACCATGCGCCGCGCTTCCCCCGGGCCCAGATTCCCGTGGAGGTGTCCGAGGGCGCGGCGGTGGGCACGCGCATCCCCCTGGAGGTGCCCGTGGACGAGGACGTGGGCGCCAACGGGCTGCAAAGCGTGCGCCTAGCCGAGCCCCACAGCCCCTTCCGCGTGGAGCTGCAGACGCGCGCGGACGGTGCCCAGTGCGCCGACTTGGTGCTGCTGCAGGAGCTGGACCGCGAGAGCCAGGCCACCTACAGCCTGGGGCTGGTGGCCCAGGACGGCGGCCGACCGCCGCGCTCCGCCACGGCCGCCCTCAGCGTGCGAGTGCTGGACGCCAACGACCACAGCCCGGCCTTCCCGCAGGGCGCCGTGGCCGAGGTGGAGCTGGCTGAGGACGCGCCAGTGGGCTCGCTCCTGCTAGACCTGGACGCGGCGGACCCCGACGAGGGCCCCAACGGCGACGTGGTGTTCGCCTTCGGGGCCCGCACCCCGCCCGAGGCGCGCCGCCTCTTCCGCCTGGACCCGCGCTCCGGCCGCCTCACCCTGGCGGGGCCCGTGGACTACGAGCGCCAGGACACTTACGAACTGGACGTGCGGGCGCAGGACCGCGGCCCCGGGCCCCGCGCCGCCACCTGCAAGGTCATCGTGCGGCTCCGCGACGTCAATGACAACGCTCCGGACATCTCCATCACCCCACTGGCCGCCCCGGGCGCGCCTGCTGCCTCGCCcttccccgccgccgccgccgctcttGGTGGGGCGGAGGCCACCTCGTCGACCGGGCCTGGGACGCCAGAGGCGGGCGCCGTCTCGCTGGTGCCGGAGGGGGCGGCGCGCGAGAGCCTGGTGGCGCTGGTCAGCACCTCGGACAGGGACTCGGGCGCCAACGGGCAGGTGCGCTGCGCCCTCTACGGGCACGAGCACTTCCGGCTGCAGCCGGCCTACGCGGGCAGCTACCTGGTGGTGACCGCCGCGTCCCTGGACCGCGAGCGCATCTCCGAGTACAACCTGACGCTGGTGGCCGAGGACCGCGGCGCGCCCCCGCTGCGCACAGTGCGGCCCTACACGGTGCGCGTGGGCGACGAGAACGACAACGCGCCGCTCTTCACGCGGCCGGTCTACGAGGTGTCAGTGCGCGAGAACAACCCGCCCGGGACCTACTTGGCCACGGTGGCCGCCAGGGACCCGGACCTGGGCCGCAACGGCCAGGTCACCTACCGGCTGCTGGAGGCCGAGGTGGGCCGGGCTGGGGGAGCCGTGTCCACTTACGTCTCCGTGGACCCAGCGACAGGGGCCATCTACGCGCTGCGCAGCTTCGACTACGAGACGCTTCGCCAGCTCGACGTGCGCATCCAGGCGAGCGACGGGGGCTCCCCTCAGCTCTCCAGCAGTGCCCTGGTGCAAGTGCGGGTGCTGGACCAGAACGACCACGCCCCGATCCTGGTGCACCCGGCGCCAGCCAACGGCTCCCTGGAAGTGGTGGTCCCCGGGCGCACAGCGAAGGACACGACGGTGGCGCGCGTGCAGGCCCGGGACGCAGACGAGGGTGCCAACGGGGAGCTGGCCTTCGACCTGCTGCAGCAGGAGCCGCGAGAAGCCTTCGCCATCGACCGCCGCACCGGGGAGATCGTGCTCACCGGCGACCTCTCGCAGGAGCCGCCCGGCCAAGTCTTCCGGGCACTGCTGGTCATATCCGACGGCGGCCGCCCCCCTCTCTCCACCACTGCCACCGTCAGCTTCGTGGTGACGGCGGGCGGCGGACGCGGGCTGGCGTCGCCGGCAGGCGCGGGGAACCCGGAGCGCTCGCGCCCGCCCGGCTCGCGGCTCGCGACGTCGGGGCCGGCGCTGCAGTGGGACACGCCGCTGATCATCATCATCGTGCTGGCCGGGAGCTGCACGCTGCTGCTGGCCGCCATCATCGCCATCGCCACCACCTGCAACCGCCGCAAGAAGGAGGTGCGCAAAGGGGGGCCCCGCCGGGAAGAGCGGCccggggcggcgggcggcggagCCTCGGCTCCCGGCTCCCCGGAGGAGGCCGCGCGGGGAGCCGGGCCCAGGCCCAACATGTTCGACGTGCTCACCTTCCCTGGCAGCGGCAAAGCGCCCTTTGGCAGCCCCGCGGCCGACGCGCCCCCGCCCGCGGTCGCCGCCGCGGCGGAAGTGCCGGGCTCGGAGGGCGGCGGTGCCACCGGGGAAAGCGCCTGTCACTTCGAGGGGCAGCAGCGGCTCCGCGGCGCGCACGCCGAG CCCTACGGCGCCTCCCCCGGCTTCGGCAAGGAGCCGGCGCCCCCTGTGGCTGTCTGGAAGGGACATTCCTTCAACACCATCTCTGGCCGGGAAGCAGAGAAGTTCAGCGGCAAAGACAGCGGCAAAGGGGACAGTGACTTCAACGACAGCGATTCCGACATCAGCGGGGACGCTCTGAAGAAGGACCTCATCAACCACATGCAGAGCG GCTTGTGGGCGTGCACCGCGGAGTGTAAGCTCCTGGGCCACTCTGACCGCTGCTGGAGCCCCTCCTGCGCTGGAGGGCCCAGCACACACGCCTCGACTCACCCCCCAGCCCAGATGTCGACCTTCTGCAAGAGCACGTCCCTGCCCCGGGATCCTCTGCGCAGGGACAGCTACTACCAGGCCCAGCTGCCCAAGACCGTGGGACTGCAGAGCGTCTACGAGAAGGTGCTGCACAGAGATTATGACAGGACAGCCACTCTGCTCTCCCCACCTCGGCCAGGGAGGCTCCCAGACTTGCAGGAGATCGGGGTGCCCTTGTATCAGTCCCCCCCTGGCAGGTACCTGTCCCCAAAGAAGGAAGCCAATGAAAATGTATAA